In Leptospira stimsonii, a single window of DNA contains:
- a CDS encoding Rrf2 family transcriptional regulator translates to MAIPSRYAVAIHILTFLENGNGGDTTSDTIAQSVGTNPAIVRTLTGKLRKAGLVLTRQGVPGASLAKPATEILLSDIYRAIEDSDCLFNVHDHPKQDCSVGMGILPALECIFAQAQAALEAKLGEFSLADVMKQVRGECQKKMSLTN, encoded by the coding sequence TTGGCAATTCCCAGTCGTTACGCAGTCGCAATTCATATTCTCACATTCCTGGAAAACGGGAACGGGGGAGACACGACTTCGGATACGATTGCCCAATCCGTAGGAACCAATCCTGCGATCGTCCGAACACTAACGGGAAAACTCAGAAAGGCCGGTCTTGTTTTGACCAGACAAGGAGTTCCCGGCGCAAGCCTTGCAAAACCGGCGACCGAGATTCTACTTTCCGACATTTATCGTGCTATTGAAGATTCGGATTGTCTCTTCAATGTTCACGATCATCCGAAACAAGATTGTTCCGTGGGAATGGGAATTCTTCCTGCCTTGGAATGTATTTTCGCGCAGGCACAAGCCGCGCTCGAAGCCAAACTTGGAGAATTCTCCCTTGCGGACGTAATGAAGCAGGTCCGTGGCGAGTGTCAGAAAAAAATGTCTCTTACAAACTGA